One region of Salvelinus sp. IW2-2015 linkage group LG1, ASM291031v2, whole genome shotgun sequence genomic DNA includes:
- the fezf2 gene encoding fez family zinc finger protein 2, with amino-acid sequence MSSSLPLGTAMSCPRNGVSAAPKALAFSIERIMSKTSEPKGRLDERRVVESSEGMKMLGLCSPIPCMIPLQPFSYDLQAKALMNYSEFWKANFRGTLCTSAAMCKANCGMCGKIDSELKHSLLPGRVIKPQVIHQTVAMPTNGSLYYFNYLDSAYHQSELLSGHLFSSAMANSQAQASLSAHQKLLLLENAKLASASTEKFPTPQYPHKEHLPGQLDQIVKENHSLSSEKNGVKAHSKHNSSTDGKPKNFTCEVCGKVFNAHYNLTRHMPVHTGARPFVCKVCGKGFRQASTLCRHKIIHTQEKPHKCNQCGKAFNRSSTLNTHIRIHAGYKPFVCEFCGKGFHQKGNYKNHKLTHSGEKQYKCSICNKAFHQVYNLTFHMHTHNDKKPFTCGTCGKGFCRNFDLKKHIRKLHDNNSCRPISVATDSSRGPES; translated from the exons ATGTCAAGTTCTCTCCCTTTGGGAACGGCGATGTCTTGCCCACGGAATGGAGTGTCCGCCGCACCAAAGGCGCTGGCCTTCTCCATTGAACGGATCATGTCCAAGACCTCTGAACCAAAAGGCCGTTTGGATGAGCGGCGAGTAGTGGAGTCTTCAGAGGGAATGAAGATGCTGGGTCTCTGCTCACCTATACCGTGCATGATCCCCCTACAACCTTTTAGCTACGACTTACAAGCCAAGGCGCTGATGAACTACTCCGAATTTTGGAAAGCTAATTTCAGAGGAACACTATGCACTTCTGCGGCGATGTGCAAAGCCAACTGCGGGATGTGTGGCAAAATTGACTCGGAGTTGAAGCACTCTTTATTACCGGGGAGGGTGATAAAACCCCAAGTCATCCATCAGACGGTGGCGATGCCCACCAACGGCTCTCTTTATTATTTCAACTACCTGGACTCTGCTTATCACCAGTCTGAGCTGCTAAGCGGACACTTGTTTTCCTCGGCCATGGCCAACTCACAAGCCCAAGCTTCTCTCAGTGCGCACCAGAAACTGCTACTGCTGGAGAACGCCAAACTCGCAAGCGCTTCCACCGAAAAGTTTCCGACACCTCAGTACCCACACAAGGAGCATCTCCCTGGCCAGCTCGACCAGATAGTGAAGGAGAACCATAGCCTGAGCTCGGAGAAAAATGGAGTGAAAGCGCACAGCAAGCACAACAGCTCCACGGACGGGAAACCCAAAAACTTCACATGCGAAGTGTGTGGAAAG GTGTTCAATGCCCATTATAATTTGACACGACACATGCCAGTGCACACAGGCGCAAGGCCGTTCGTGTGTAAAGTGTGCGGGAAAGGATTCCGTCAGGCCAGCACGTTGTGCAGACACAAAATCATCCACACACAG GAAAAGCCTCATAAATGCAACCAGTGTGGCAAGGCGTTCAACAGAAGTTCGACGCTGAACACTCACATACGGATCCATGCCGGGTACAAACCATTCGTCTGCGAATTCTGTGGGAAAGGATTTCATCAGAAAG GAAATTACAAGAACCACAAATTGACGCACAGCGGAGAGAAACAGTACAAGTGTTCCATCTGCAACAAGGCCTTCCATCAGGTCTACAACCTAACCTttcacatgcacacgcacaacgACAAAAAGCCCTTCACGTGCGGAACCTGCGGGAAAGGCTTCTGCAGAAACTTTGACCTGAAAAAACACATAAGGAAATTGCACGACAATAACTCATGTAGGCCTATATCTGTGGCGACCGATTCTTCCAGGGGACCCGAAAGCTGA